In the genome of Myxococcus stipitatus, one region contains:
- a CDS encoding adenylosuccinate synthase gives MPNVVVIGAQWGDEGKGKVVDLLTEHAQVVVRFQGGNNAGHTLVVGGQKTVLHLIPSGILHQGKTCVIGNGVVVDPAVLVGEIDALKARGFLKEDAQLLISDNAHVIFPWHKLLDSFREKARGGAAIGTTGRGIGPSYEDKVARRGIRVRDLLNSDRLRKRIEERLPQALDELKDLCAKAGVPVPQLEVPQVLAEFSALGERLKPYVHDVSLFLSEQVRRGARILFEGAQGTLLDVDHGTYPFVTSSNCVAGNAAVGSGLGPTAIDKVMGISKAYTTRVGGGPFPTELNDATGDQLRKVGDEFGATTGRPRRCGWLDGVVLRYAVRVNGLWGLALTKLDVLSGLKSVQLCNAYELDGQKVTELPGDYEDLARVKPIFETLPGWDEKLAGVRSFEELPENAKRYVRRVEEISGVPVVCVSVGADRGETVLLQNPFRS, from the coding sequence ATGCCGAACGTCGTCGTCATCGGAGCGCAGTGGGGAGATGAGGGAAAGGGCAAGGTCGTCGACCTGCTCACCGAGCATGCCCAGGTGGTCGTCCGCTTCCAGGGCGGCAACAACGCGGGCCATACGCTCGTGGTGGGTGGCCAGAAGACGGTGCTGCACCTGATTCCGTCGGGCATCCTTCACCAGGGCAAGACCTGTGTCATTGGCAACGGAGTCGTGGTGGACCCCGCGGTCCTCGTGGGGGAGATCGACGCGCTCAAGGCGCGCGGCTTCCTCAAGGAGGATGCGCAGCTCCTCATCTCCGACAATGCCCACGTCATCTTCCCGTGGCACAAGCTGTTGGACTCCTTCCGTGAGAAGGCGCGCGGTGGCGCGGCCATCGGCACCACCGGTCGCGGAATCGGCCCGTCCTACGAGGACAAGGTCGCGCGTCGCGGCATCCGCGTGCGGGACCTGCTCAACTCGGACCGGCTGCGCAAGCGCATCGAGGAGCGTCTGCCTCAGGCGCTCGACGAGCTGAAGGACCTGTGCGCGAAGGCGGGCGTGCCCGTGCCGCAGCTCGAGGTGCCTCAGGTGCTGGCGGAGTTCTCCGCCCTGGGTGAGCGTCTCAAGCCCTACGTCCACGACGTCTCCCTGTTCCTGTCGGAGCAGGTGCGTCGCGGCGCGCGCATCCTCTTCGAGGGCGCGCAGGGCACGCTGCTCGATGTGGACCACGGCACCTATCCGTTCGTCACCTCGTCCAACTGCGTGGCGGGCAACGCCGCGGTGGGCTCGGGCCTGGGGCCCACGGCCATCGACAAGGTGATGGGCATCAGCAAGGCCTACACGACGCGCGTGGGCGGTGGTCCGTTCCCCACGGAGCTCAACGACGCGACGGGCGACCAGCTCCGCAAGGTCGGTGATGAGTTCGGCGCGACCACCGGCCGTCCGCGCCGCTGCGGTTGGTTGGATGGCGTGGTGCTGCGCTACGCGGTGCGCGTCAACGGCCTCTGGGGCCTGGCGCTGACCAAGCTGGACGTGCTGAGCGGGCTCAAGTCCGTGCAGCTCTGCAACGCGTACGAGCTGGATGGCCAGAAGGTCACCGAGCTGCCCGGGGACTACGAGGACCTCGCGCGCGTCAAGCCCATCTTCGAGACGTTGCCCGGTTGGGACGAGAAGCTCGCTGGCGTGCGCAGCTTCGAGGAGCTGCCGGAGAACGCCAAGCGCTACGTCCGCCGCGTCGAGGAGATCAGCGGCGTCCCCGTGGTGTGTGTCTCCGTGGGCGCCGACCGCGGCGAGACGGTGCTGCTCCAGAATCCGTTCCGGAGCTGA
- a CDS encoding CarD family transcriptional regulator: MQTSFKTGDKAVYPGQGVGEVMGIEHTEVAGQRQSFYVLRILENGMRIMIPINKVGSVGLREIISEEDVKQVYSILREKDISVDSTTWNRRYREYMEKIKTGSVFEIAEVLRDLYLLKGDKDLSFGERKMLDTARSLLIKELSLAKDCSEEEIESDLKKIFNLA, from the coding sequence GTGCAGACCAGCTTCAAGACTGGTGACAAGGCGGTTTATCCAGGCCAGGGCGTCGGTGAGGTGATGGGTATCGAGCACACCGAGGTGGCCGGGCAGCGCCAGTCGTTCTACGTGCTGCGCATCCTGGAGAACGGGATGCGGATCATGATCCCGATCAACAAGGTCGGGTCGGTCGGCCTCCGTGAGATCATCAGCGAGGAGGATGTGAAGCAGGTCTATTCCATCCTCCGGGAGAAGGACATCTCGGTTGACTCCACCACCTGGAACCGTCGGTACCGGGAGTACATGGAGAAGATCAAGACGGGCTCCGTCTTCGAGATCGCCGAGGTGCTTCGCGATCTGTACCTCCTGAAGGGCGACAAGGATCTGTCCTTCGGTGAGCGCAAGATGCTCGATACGGCGCGCTCGCTGCTGATCAAGGAGCTGTCGCTCGCGAAGGATTGCTCCGAGGAAGAGATCGAGTCGGACCTGAAGAAGATCTTCAACCTCGCCTGA
- a CDS encoding LppP/LprE family lipoprotein — translation MSRHRMPTLFCAVLIPLISMGASTPEAPVSSGSAWVDAQPIPAWNKPNRPLPKAPKGSGQSLRSGDCAKLARKPTTAADRALMKAGWTLLGPLKIFDTTEVITAAAEGDGMCRAMGFHVFVFVNGRFAGTLSPEPMSDRFDGAMGEVYILDARHLSATVRRYSADDPLCCPSREAHVDYEIQAAPKGPVVTATQATTQPTLQR, via the coding sequence ATGTCGAGACACCGCATGCCCACGCTGTTCTGCGCCGTGCTGATCCCACTCATCTCGATGGGGGCCTCCACTCCCGAGGCCCCCGTGTCCTCGGGCTCCGCTTGGGTGGACGCCCAGCCGATTCCCGCCTGGAACAAACCCAACCGCCCGCTCCCCAAGGCCCCCAAGGGCAGCGGCCAGTCCCTGCGCTCGGGCGACTGCGCCAAGCTCGCGCGCAAGCCCACCACCGCGGCGGACCGCGCCTTGATGAAGGCCGGCTGGACGCTGCTCGGTCCTCTCAAGATTTTCGACACGACCGAGGTCATCACCGCCGCGGCCGAGGGCGATGGCATGTGCCGCGCCATGGGCTTCCACGTGTTCGTCTTCGTCAACGGCCGCTTCGCGGGAACGCTGTCACCCGAGCCCATGTCGGACCGATTTGATGGAGCCATGGGCGAGGTCTACATCCTCGACGCCAGGCACCTCTCGGCCACGGTGCGCCGCTACTCCGCCGACGACCCGCTCTGCTGTCCTTCACGCGAGGCCCACGTGGACTACGAGATTCAAGCAGCACCCAAGGGCCCCGTGGTGACGGCGACCCAAGCGACCACCCAGCCGACGTTGCAGCGATAA
- a CDS encoding carbohydrate-binding family 9-like protein, producing MRTPSLVLLLTLSSLVTACRDEQAGPKPRTQRLPEPAQARLLDAAPSDLTFRAGTTFAEGAVVYLGSKVTPPNASPGEEVRLAHYFQARRPPPQGYGFFVHVVDDASGGMLINADHEVQNGAAPLASWPVDKVIEDVHSVPMPAVPARVMLGFWRGDARLPVDEASAQDGANRMMGPRLGGNAAAELPEYIVRRASAAPTLDGVLDDAVWKSATPVVLRGSFDGREVRLRTEARLAYDDEFLYVAFDAEDPDVWGTLRKRDDPIYEQEVVEIFLDANADGRTYNELQVSPHNVNFDASFVARRQGMDVSWDSGMKSAVKVRGTLDDASDKDEGWSVEMRIPFARLSEVPHIPPRPGDRWRFNLYRLEHHGRRTVEGQAFSPLFVGDFHALPRFAWLTFQ from the coding sequence ATGCGCACCCCATCTCTCGTCCTTCTGTTGACCCTCTCGAGCCTGGTGACCGCCTGCCGCGATGAGCAGGCAGGCCCCAAGCCGCGCACGCAGCGCTTGCCCGAGCCGGCCCAGGCCCGCCTCCTGGACGCCGCTCCCTCGGACCTGACGTTCCGAGCGGGCACCACCTTCGCCGAAGGCGCGGTGGTGTACCTGGGCTCGAAGGTGACGCCTCCGAACGCCTCTCCGGGAGAGGAAGTGCGTCTGGCGCACTACTTCCAGGCCCGCCGTCCGCCGCCCCAGGGCTATGGCTTCTTCGTCCACGTGGTCGACGACGCGAGCGGCGGGATGCTCATCAACGCGGACCACGAGGTGCAGAACGGCGCCGCGCCCCTGGCTTCGTGGCCCGTGGACAAGGTCATCGAGGATGTCCACAGCGTGCCCATGCCCGCCGTGCCCGCGCGAGTGATGCTGGGCTTCTGGCGCGGGGATGCGCGGCTGCCCGTCGACGAGGCCTCCGCGCAGGACGGCGCCAATCGGATGATGGGCCCTCGGCTGGGGGGCAACGCGGCCGCGGAACTGCCCGAGTACATCGTGCGCCGGGCGAGCGCCGCGCCCACCCTCGATGGCGTGTTGGACGACGCGGTCTGGAAGTCGGCGACGCCCGTGGTGCTGCGCGGCAGCTTCGATGGACGCGAGGTCCGGCTGCGCACCGAGGCGCGGCTGGCGTACGACGATGAGTTCCTCTACGTGGCGTTCGACGCGGAGGACCCCGACGTCTGGGGCACGCTGCGCAAGCGGGATGACCCCATCTACGAGCAGGAGGTGGTGGAGATCTTCCTCGATGCCAACGCGGATGGCCGGACGTACAACGAGTTGCAGGTGTCACCCCATAACGTCAACTTCGATGCGTCCTTCGTCGCGCGCCGTCAGGGAATGGACGTGTCGTGGGACTCGGGGATGAAGTCGGCGGTGAAGGTCCGAGGCACGCTCGACGATGCCTCCGACAAGGATGAAGGCTGGTCCGTGGAGATGCGCATCCCGTTCGCGAGGCTCTCGGAGGTGCCCCACATTCCCCCGAGGCCCGGGGACCGCTGGCGCTTCAACCTCTACCGCCTGGAGCATCACGGCCGTCGCACGGTGGAGGGGCAGGCCTTCTCGCCGCTCTTCGTGGGCGACTTCCACGCGCTGCCTCGCTTCGCGTGGCTGACGTTCCAGTAG
- a CDS encoding FHA domain-containing protein — MRFEFQHLGTTTPFELPEGHHLLGGGPEDHVRLEALPPHLLTLHIEGPRLMVEASRTFNVNGVLVPPGVSRLVLPGEVVGLPDTMALSVLPEVPTDRGLGTLAVLKGLLTGLESPAPSRAATLTCLTGLDVGRTHALAEALTELGRGQEATLRLRDRSVSRNHARIHHEGGVFTLEDLGSPNGVYINGKRVQEQVPLTDGDVLELGRTLLRFQAPLEEPPPETPAAPETEPPAAPPKRRISRGEWWLITMGGVAALAGLVVTYVLTTG, encoded by the coding sequence ATGCGCTTCGAATTCCAACACCTGGGCACCACCACCCCGTTCGAGCTCCCCGAGGGACACCACCTGCTGGGGGGTGGACCCGAAGACCATGTCCGGCTGGAGGCCCTCCCCCCTCACCTGCTGACGCTGCACATCGAAGGGCCCCGGCTCATGGTGGAGGCCTCGAGGACCTTCAACGTCAACGGGGTGCTCGTGCCCCCGGGGGTGTCGCGGCTGGTGCTTCCGGGCGAAGTGGTGGGGCTGCCCGACACGATGGCCCTGAGCGTGCTCCCCGAAGTCCCCACGGACCGAGGCCTCGGCACCCTCGCGGTGCTCAAGGGACTGCTCACGGGACTCGAATCCCCCGCGCCCTCCCGAGCAGCCACTCTCACCTGCCTGACGGGCCTGGACGTGGGGCGGACTCACGCGCTCGCGGAGGCCCTCACGGAGCTGGGCCGAGGACAGGAAGCCACGCTGCGATTGCGCGACAGGTCCGTGTCTCGAAACCACGCACGCATCCATCATGAAGGGGGCGTCTTCACGCTGGAGGACCTCGGGAGCCCCAATGGCGTGTACATCAACGGGAAGCGGGTCCAGGAGCAGGTGCCGTTGACCGACGGTGACGTGCTCGAGCTGGGCCGCACGCTGCTGCGATTCCAGGCGCCGTTGGAAGAGCCGCCGCCGGAGACACCCGCCGCGCCGGAGACCGAGCCCCCGGCTGCTCCCCCCAAGCGACGCATCTCGCGTGGCGAATGGTGGCTCATCACGATGGGAGGCGTGGCGGCGCTGGCGGGCCTGGTCGTCACCTACGTCCTGACGACGGGGTAG
- a CDS encoding DNA internalization-related competence protein ComEC/Rec2, which translates to MDRYAWRDLGTRPLFFPSLSLLLGALWAPRTDASAELFLVCGVFLGLVGLALARLPGAHLAMLGALGLAGVGLARWEARTQVPPSLARGGDAVVEGEVERVDALEGATRVRLAVARAGPGDAALESGRFKVNLTLRGSSPPPLLPGQRLRATARLTPHAPAANPGEKDFSSVRWRQGVAFLATADAQAVLVLSRAPGWRWEVEDTRERLAEATHRLAPSRDAAALFLTLAAGRRAELDAAWEEAFSKAGLAHVLSVSGLHVAALALMTLALLRRLLVRAGERWRKVDARRVAAPAAVPFVWAYVLFTGSQPPAVRSAVMATVVLLGLSWWKRADGLNGLAAAALVLVMWAPSSVEDLSLRLSFLAVLGLVLLVPALRLALPLSPPAPGEQRRWVRLWGKARESVAQTLCASAAATLAGLPVVAWAFGRVSLAGLISNVVALPLCGLLTGVAAGGAALFVVAPPLATPVLWVGAWASEVLLWLTRVFAAMPLASVEVPSLGGWSALYALGLLSWALGTGRWRLGGWLAPVALVAAVFVPRLLPQPGLRVTFLSVGQGDAVVLSSDGHHALVDGGGAPGGADTGTRFVLPYLRHQGISRLDLAVLSHPHPDHALGLVSTLGSIPTERLWLPAGDEGGPLSRQVVAAARDALVEEVEAGHPALTLGEATLEVLGPPEAAERELLEGVNDRSVVLRVRHGDVTVLLPGDVEHDAEEQLAETVGPVTVMKAPHHGSRTSSTQALLEQARPRYVVFCVGRRNRFGFPHPEVEDRYRALGSECWRTDLDGAVTVESDGRDVRLLSHLTREPPLEEPRLADDGRHSHR; encoded by the coding sequence GTGGATCGTTACGCGTGGCGCGACCTGGGGACGCGTCCCCTCTTCTTTCCCTCGTTGAGCTTGCTGCTGGGCGCTCTCTGGGCACCAAGAACGGACGCCTCCGCGGAGCTATTTCTGGTCTGCGGGGTTTTCCTAGGACTGGTCGGACTGGCGCTCGCCCGGCTGCCTGGTGCCCATCTGGCGATGCTAGGCGCCCTCGGGCTGGCTGGAGTCGGCCTGGCGCGCTGGGAGGCACGCACCCAGGTGCCCCCTTCGCTGGCTCGAGGTGGAGACGCCGTCGTGGAGGGCGAGGTGGAGCGCGTGGATGCCTTGGAGGGGGCCACCCGCGTGAGGCTCGCGGTGGCGCGAGCGGGGCCTGGAGACGCGGCGCTCGAGAGCGGCCGGTTCAAGGTGAACCTGACGCTGCGGGGTTCCTCCCCGCCCCCATTGCTGCCGGGACAGCGCCTGCGCGCCACGGCTCGGCTGACGCCGCATGCCCCCGCGGCCAACCCCGGGGAGAAGGACTTCTCGTCGGTCCGATGGCGGCAGGGCGTGGCCTTCCTGGCGACAGCGGATGCGCAGGCCGTGCTGGTGTTGTCCCGAGCGCCAGGGTGGCGCTGGGAGGTGGAGGACACACGAGAGCGGTTGGCGGAGGCCACCCATCGGCTGGCGCCCTCTCGCGACGCGGCAGCGCTCTTCCTCACGTTGGCCGCGGGGCGGCGCGCGGAGCTGGATGCGGCGTGGGAGGAGGCCTTCTCGAAAGCGGGGCTCGCGCATGTGCTGAGCGTGAGCGGTCTGCACGTCGCGGCCCTGGCGCTGATGACCCTCGCGCTGCTTCGCCGTCTGCTGGTGCGAGCGGGAGAACGATGGCGGAAGGTCGACGCCCGCCGGGTGGCGGCTCCCGCCGCGGTGCCCTTCGTCTGGGCCTATGTGCTGTTCACCGGAAGCCAGCCTCCAGCGGTGCGCTCGGCGGTGATGGCCACGGTGGTGCTGCTGGGGCTGTCGTGGTGGAAGCGCGCGGATGGGTTGAATGGCCTCGCGGCGGCGGCCCTGGTGCTCGTGATGTGGGCCCCCTCCAGTGTCGAGGACCTGTCCTTGCGACTGTCGTTCCTCGCGGTGCTGGGTCTGGTGCTGCTCGTGCCGGCCCTGAGGCTGGCCCTGCCCCTCTCACCTCCAGCCCCCGGTGAGCAGCGACGATGGGTCCGACTCTGGGGCAAGGCTCGCGAGTCCGTGGCGCAGACGTTGTGCGCGAGCGCCGCGGCCACGCTGGCGGGACTTCCCGTCGTCGCCTGGGCGTTCGGACGGGTGAGCCTGGCGGGGCTCATCTCCAACGTCGTCGCCCTGCCCCTCTGCGGCCTGCTCACCGGAGTGGCCGCCGGTGGCGCCGCGCTGTTCGTCGTCGCCCCTCCCCTTGCGACTCCCGTGCTGTGGGTCGGCGCCTGGGCGTCGGAGGTGCTGCTGTGGCTCACGCGTGTGTTCGCCGCCATGCCCTTGGCGTCGGTGGAGGTGCCTTCGCTCGGCGGTTGGTCCGCGCTGTACGCGCTGGGGCTCTTGTCGTGGGCCCTGGGCACGGGACGGTGGCGTCTGGGCGGATGGCTTGCCCCCGTCGCGCTCGTGGCCGCGGTGTTCGTTCCCAGGCTCCTGCCTCAGCCCGGGCTGCGGGTCACCTTCCTCTCCGTGGGCCAGGGCGACGCGGTGGTGCTCAGCTCCGACGGACATCACGCGCTCGTCGATGGTGGCGGGGCGCCCGGTGGCGCGGACACGGGGACTCGCTTCGTGCTGCCCTATCTGCGCCATCAGGGCATCTCCCGCCTGGACCTCGCGGTGTTGTCCCATCCGCATCCGGACCATGCGCTGGGGCTGGTCTCCACGTTGGGCAGCATCCCCACCGAGCGCCTGTGGCTTCCCGCGGGAGACGAAGGTGGTCCGCTCTCCCGACAGGTGGTCGCCGCGGCACGGGATGCCCTCGTCGAGGAAGTGGAGGCAGGTCATCCCGCGCTGACACTGGGTGAGGCCACGCTGGAGGTGTTGGGCCCGCCCGAGGCCGCGGAGCGCGAGCTGCTGGAGGGCGTGAACGACCGAAGCGTGGTGCTGAGAGTCCGCCATGGCGACGTCACGGTCCTCCTGCCCGGAGACGTGGAGCACGATGCGGAGGAGCAGCTCGCGGAAACAGTGGGCCCGGTGACGGTGATGAAGGCCCCGCACCACGGCTCACGAACCTCGTCCACCCAGGCCCTGTTGGAGCAAGCCCGTCCCCGCTACGTGGTCTTCTGCGTCGGCCGTCGCAATCGCTTCGGCTTTCCGCATCCCGAGGTGGAGGACCGCTACAGAGCCCTGGGCAGCGAGTGTTGGAGGACGGACCTCGACGGAGCCGTCACGGTGGAGAGCGATGGCCGGGATGTCCGGCTGCTCTCTCACCTGACGCGCGAGCCGCCCTTGGAGGAGCCTCGACTTGCCGACGATGGACGGCATTCCCATCGTTGA
- a CDS encoding tetratricopeptide repeat protein, whose translation MVFVRKSVIALSAVLLLGAAEPSESARASFARGESALSAGRLEQAAAAYREALSATPGHAGALNGLGSVLFRQGQLKDAIARFQEATEADPEHKMAFFNLGYAARKVSDWATAARAYARYVELEPADADGYYGLAESHRLLGDRTQAIAAYQGYILREKRPAEQVWVQKARGHLKALGGEPLPANAQVVDSRRIAAPASTPAVTTPAPAPSAPAASTPEPHEKPNTPVPAVAAGGAPQDVERPREPIPFPSTRAASEATPERTPNPALAAARIRDGDALMKERRYREAAFAFLDASHADSGHVEALFKLGNALAVLGYYGQAVEKWESVSRLTQDATIRQSAQDNITRARAKQAQAGTSPQAAGLAPGSGPVADTTRAQARRAYEQGVQRIGAKDFTTALTHLTQAIQLEPMLAVAYTARGSANIGLRRYAEAAADYQFALELEPQSASPLYGLAESYRALGRNAEARGLYERYAASSAADVRPQLQEESRQKASKLR comes from the coding sequence ATGGTTTTCGTGCGCAAGTCCGTCATCGCCCTATCCGCGGTGTTGCTGCTCGGCGCGGCGGAGCCGTCCGAGTCCGCTCGGGCTTCGTTTGCCCGGGGTGAGTCCGCGTTGTCGGCGGGCCGCCTGGAGCAGGCCGCCGCCGCGTACCGCGAGGCCCTGTCCGCCACCCCAGGCCATGCCGGCGCGCTCAACGGTCTGGGCAGCGTGCTCTTCCGGCAGGGCCAGCTGAAGGACGCCATCGCGCGCTTCCAGGAGGCCACGGAAGCGGACCCCGAGCACAAGATGGCCTTCTTCAACCTGGGCTACGCCGCGCGCAAGGTGAGCGATTGGGCCACCGCGGCCCGCGCCTACGCGCGCTACGTGGAACTGGAGCCTGCGGACGCGGATGGCTACTACGGCCTGGCGGAGAGTCACCGCTTGCTCGGCGACAGGACGCAGGCGATCGCCGCGTACCAGGGCTACATCCTCCGCGAGAAGCGCCCGGCCGAGCAGGTCTGGGTGCAGAAGGCGCGCGGACACCTGAAGGCCCTGGGCGGAGAGCCGCTCCCCGCGAACGCGCAGGTCGTGGACTCGCGCCGCATCGCCGCGCCGGCCTCGACGCCAGCGGTGACGACGCCCGCGCCCGCCCCGAGCGCCCCAGCGGCCTCCACGCCGGAGCCGCACGAGAAGCCGAACACGCCTGTGCCCGCTGTCGCGGCCGGAGGCGCGCCCCAGGACGTGGAGCGTCCGCGGGAGCCCATTCCCTTCCCGTCGACGCGAGCCGCCTCGGAGGCCACTCCGGAGCGCACGCCGAATCCCGCGCTCGCGGCGGCGCGCATCCGTGATGGCGATGCGCTGATGAAGGAGCGCCGCTATCGCGAGGCGGCCTTCGCGTTCCTCGACGCGTCGCACGCGGACTCGGGCCACGTGGAGGCGCTGTTCAAGCTGGGCAACGCGCTGGCGGTGCTCGGCTACTACGGGCAGGCGGTGGAGAAGTGGGAGTCGGTGAGCCGGCTGACGCAGGACGCCACCATCCGCCAGAGCGCGCAGGACAACATCACGCGGGCCCGCGCGAAGCAGGCCCAGGCGGGCACCTCACCTCAGGCGGCTGGGCTGGCGCCTGGCTCCGGTCCTGTCGCGGACACGACGCGTGCCCAGGCCCGGAGGGCGTATGAGCAGGGAGTGCAGCGCATTGGCGCGAAGGACTTCACCACCGCGCTGACGCACCTCACCCAGGCCATCCAGCTGGAGCCCATGCTGGCGGTGGCCTACACCGCGCGAGGCAGCGCCAACATCGGTCTGCGCCGCTACGCGGAGGCCGCGGCGGACTACCAGTTCGCGTTGGAGCTCGAGCCCCAGTCGGCTTCGCCGCTGTATGGATTGGCCGAATCCTACCGCGCCCTTGGACGCAACGCCGAGGCCCGAGGTCTCTACGAGCGCTACGCCGCCTCGTCCGCCGCGGACGTACGGCCCCAGCTCCAGGAGGAATCTCGACAGAAGGCGTCGAAGCTGCGTTGA
- a CDS encoding DUF2071 domain-containing protein, giving the protein MRPFLTATWRYLLMLNYEVDPKVLAPLVPRGTELDTWQGKAFASMVGFRFLDTRVRGLAVPFHRDFDEVNLRYYVRYRGPEGWRRGVAFVRELVPRWAIATVARVLYNEPYLALPMRHGVEMQGAEQGTRGRVEYAWKHGGQWHRLAAHTRGTPLSSTEGSQEEFITEHYWGYTPQRDGGCAEYRVEHPRWAVWQAEDVTFDCDVSRLYGDRFVPYLRGTPASAFVADGSGVSVYPGTRLPEAARVTAPAA; this is encoded by the coding sequence ATGCGCCCTTTCCTCACGGCCACGTGGCGGTACCTCTTGATGCTGAACTACGAGGTGGACCCCAAGGTCCTCGCGCCACTCGTCCCTCGCGGCACCGAGCTGGACACGTGGCAAGGCAAGGCCTTCGCCAGCATGGTGGGATTCCGCTTCCTGGACACGCGCGTGCGTGGACTCGCGGTGCCGTTCCACCGCGACTTCGACGAGGTCAACCTGCGCTACTACGTGCGCTACCGCGGCCCCGAAGGCTGGCGGCGTGGGGTGGCCTTCGTGCGTGAGCTCGTCCCTCGCTGGGCCATCGCCACCGTCGCCCGCGTCCTCTACAACGAGCCGTACCTCGCGCTGCCCATGCGCCACGGCGTCGAGATGCAGGGCGCCGAGCAGGGCACCCGCGGGCGCGTGGAGTACGCCTGGAAGCACGGCGGCCAGTGGCACCGGCTCGCGGCCCACACGCGTGGCACTCCGCTCTCCAGCACCGAGGGTTCCCAGGAAGAGTTCATCACCGAGCACTACTGGGGCTACACGCCTCAGCGGGATGGAGGCTGCGCGGAGTACCGCGTGGAGCACCCGCGCTGGGCCGTGTGGCAGGCGGAGGATGTGACGTTCGACTGCGACGTGTCGCGGCTGTACGGCGACCGCTTCGTCCCCTACCTGCGAGGCACTCCCGCCTCGGCCTTCGTCGCCGACGGCTCCGGCGTGTCCGTGTACCCGGGCACGCGACTGCCGGAGGCCGCACGGGTCACCGCCCCGGCGGCCTGA
- a CDS encoding PH domain-containing protein, whose amino-acid sequence MTGRDAEMDGRQVFRPRRGLAVAMAVAGLLWVGVLLYLFKFEGVPLRTFLSAGFFILFFAVSLTYYARTLIVVDARGITYRGMVRTRRLAFSDIRNVDVLPGPVTVYAIRGQWGFVHFTSFFRHHQTLARILVERAGLGPLPG is encoded by the coding sequence ATGACCGGGCGCGACGCGGAGATGGACGGACGGCAGGTCTTTCGCCCTCGTCGTGGCCTCGCGGTCGCGATGGCGGTGGCGGGATTGCTCTGGGTGGGCGTCCTGCTCTACCTCTTCAAGTTCGAAGGCGTTCCGCTGAGGACCTTCCTGTCCGCGGGCTTCTTCATCCTCTTCTTCGCCGTCTCGCTCACCTACTACGCGCGAACACTCATCGTGGTGGATGCCCGAGGCATCACCTACCGCGGCATGGTGCGCACGCGGCGCCTGGCCTTCTCCGACATCCGCAATGTCGACGTGTTGCCGGGACCCGTCACCGTCTATGCCATTCGTGGACAGTGGGGATTCGTACACTTCACCAGCTTCTTCCGGCATCACCAGACGTTGGCTCGGATTCTCGTGGAGCGTGCTGGATTGGGCCCGTTGCCTGGGTGA